Below is a window of Caballeronia insecticola DNA.
AAGCCTGTTCCAAAAAGGAAGGGTTTTCGGTCGAATTCTCGATGCTTCTTCGACGAAGACAGCGTCCGGCGTGGTAACTTGATGTTTTGAAAGCGTGACTTTCCGGAAATTCCAAGAAGATTCGCATCATGAATAAGGCATTTGTCAAAGAGTCGGACGACAGCGACGACGACCTCGAACTCGGCCAGCCTGATGTCCCGGCAGGAACGAAAAACTACATCACGCCGGCCGGTCATCAGCGCCTGCGTGACGAACTCCTGCAACTGCTCGACAACGAGCGGCCGGAGGTGGTCAGGCTCGTTTCGTGGGCGGCATCGAACGGGGATCGATCGGAGAATGGCGACTATATCTACGGCAAGCGGCGGCTGCGCGAAATCGACCGGCGCATCCGCTTTCTCGGCAAGCGCCTGGATCTCGCGGAAGTGGTGGACAGCAGCAAGCAGGAGAACGTCGATCAGGTCTTCTTCGGTGCGACGGTGGACTATGCCGCCGACGATGGCGACGTGAAGACGGTGACGATCGTGGGCGTCGACGAGGTGGATCTCGATCGCGGCTTCGTGAGCTGGATCTCGCCGGTCGCGCGGGCGCTGCTGAAGGCGAAGATCGGCGATACCGTCGCGCTGCATACGCCCGCGGGCGTGCAGCAGATCGATATCCTCGATGTGCGGTATCCGCCGCATTGAGCTAGTCGCAACGCATCGCGCAGACGAAAAAAAGCCGCTCCGAAGAGCGGCTTTTCTACAACTGAACTGCCTGTAAAGCTCGAAGCCAGTCTTAGAAGCGGTGACGCACGCCAACCGTTGCCGAAACCTGGTTCGACGACGACGACATACCCACGCCGTTGATCGTCGCGCCGATCGGCAGATTGTCGTCGTCCGTCATGTGCTGATATTCGCCTTGCAGGTACACGTCGGTACGCTTCGACAGCGCGTACGCCGTTTGCAGGCTGACCTGGTGGAACTTCGGCTTTTCGCCTGCGATACGGCTGTCGGTGTAGGTGTAAGCCCCTGCGATCGACAGAGCCGGCGTCAGGTTGTAACGGCCGTTGACTTCGTAGTTCGTGAAGCGAACGTGGCTGTCGCCCAGGTTGATGTTGCCTGCGTTCGTTGCCACGTTGTTCAGCGACGTAGCGTCGTCCAGCATCGTCTGCGTGAAGACGAAGCCGACCGTCGCCGGGCCGAACGCGTAGTTGATGCCGCCGCCGAAGATGCGCTGACGGCCAGCCGAGAACGGCGTGTTGTCGGTCGTGACCGCGCCGTTGACGTTGTTGGTCGGCGAGCCGACGTTGTTCAGTTGCATGTACGCGCCTGCAATGTTCAACGGGCCGTAGTTGTACGATGCGCCGATGCTGTAAGCACGGTTATCCGCAAAGCCGCCTGCTTCGTTCGAGAAGCCGTACATCGCGCCCAGCTTGAAGCCAGCGTAGTTCGCGCTCGTGTACTTGATCGAGTTGTTGACGCGGAACGTGTTGTCCAGGTTGTCGTTGTCGAACGGGTGGGCGAACTGCGTGCCGCCGTATTGCGTGCCGGTCAGGGCCAGCGGGCCGATGAAGTCCACCACGGAGTCATACTGACGGCCGAGGGTCACGGCACCGAACTGCGTGCTCGACAGACCGACGAACGCCTGACGGCCGAACTCGCG
It encodes the following:
- the greB gene encoding transcription elongation factor GreB; this encodes MNKAFVKESDDSDDDLELGQPDVPAGTKNYITPAGHQRLRDELLQLLDNERPEVVRLVSWAASNGDRSENGDYIYGKRRLREIDRRIRFLGKRLDLAEVVDSSKQENVDQVFFGATVDYAADDGDVKTVTIVGVDEVDLDRGFVSWISPVARALLKAKIGDTVALHTPAGVQQIDILDVRYPPH
- a CDS encoding porin; translation: MKKTLMVAALTGVFATAAHAQSSVTLYGLIDAGITYTNNNVAVAGGDGHSNWKATSGSVNGSRWGLRGAEDLGGGLKAIFTLENGFNIMNGTNGQGGREFGRQAFVGLSSTQFGAVTLGRQYDSVVDFIGPLALTGTQYGGTQFAHPFDNDNLDNTFRVNNSIKYTSANYAGFKLGAMYGFSNEAGGFADNRAYSIGASYNYGPLNIAGAYMQLNNVGSPTNNVNGAVTTDNTPFSAGRQRIFGGGINYAFGPATVGFVFTQTMLDDATSLNNVATNAGNINLGDSHVRFTNYEVNGRYNLTPALSIAGAYTYTDSRIAGEKPKFHQVSLQTAYALSKRTDVYLQGEYQHMTDDDNLPIGATINGVGMSSSSNQVSATVGVRHRF